The sequence GCCGCGCCGGGCGATCACCACCAGTTGCTCTTCCAGCAGCGGCGCGTAGCTGAGCTCGGGGCTGTCGAAGTGGAGGTAGTCGATGGCCAGGTCCAGGCTGCCGGCGGCCAGCTGGGTCGGCAGGTCGTCGGCCGCGTCGGGTCGGATGTGCAGCGTGACGCCCGGCGCCTGGCTGCGCATGCGGGCCAGCAGGCTGGGCAGCAATGCGCACTGGGCGTAGTCGTTCATCGCCACGCTGAAGCGCTGCCCGGCCGAGGCGGGATCGAAGGCCGGCGGCGGCGCCAGCGCATCCTGCAGCAAGCGCAGCGCCGTGCGCACCGGACCATGCAGGGCCTGGGCGGCGGCGGTCGGCGTCAGTCCCCGCGCGGTGCGCACGAACAGCGGTTCGTCCAGTTGCCGGCGCAGCCTGGCCAGCGCATTGCTGACGGCCGGCTGGCTCATGTGCAGGCGTTGGGCGGCGCGGGTCAGGTTGCCTTCCTGCACCAGCGCGTCGAATACGCGCAGCAGGTTCATGTCCAGCTGATGCAATTTCAGGTTCATGAATGATGTATAGGCAGAATATCCATTGGATGGATAATCTGGCCGGCCCTAGGCTAGTTCCCACCGCACTGGATGGAGCTGGACATGGTCTCGCACGCATCGGCCCCTGTGGCCCGCCACGATGTCGCCGGCTTTCGCGCGCGTTATCGCGCCGGGGTGTCGCGCCGCTACAACCCCTGGCTGCACGGCGGTTTCGTGCTGGCCTACGGCCTGGCCTGCATCGCCTGGCTGTGGAGCCAGGCCGGCGCGCCGCTGCGCGGATCCGATCTGCTGGCGCTGCCGGCCGCGCTGGTGCTGGCCAATCTGGGCGAATACCTGGTCCACGCGCGCCTGGGCCATCGCAAGACCCGGCTGGGCAAGCTGTTCTACCAGCGCCATACCGGCGACCACCACAGCTTCTTCGCCGAAGACGCGATGCCGCCGGAAAGCCCGTTCGACTGGCGCGTCATCCTGTTTCCGCCGTGGCTGATCGTGCTCGTCAGCCTGGCCGTCGTCCTGCCGGCCTGGATGGCGCTGCGCCGGTTCGACGCCAATTTCGCCGCGCTGTTCGCCGGCATGCTGATGGCCAGCTACCTGCTCTACGAATTCGTGCATGCCTGCGAGCACCTGCCCGAAGGCCATCCGCTGGCCCGCCTGCCCGGCATCCCGCAGATGCGGCGCCTGCACGCGCTGCATCACCGCCACGGGCTGATGCGCGATCACAACCTCAATATCGTGTTCCCGCTGATGGACTGGCTGTTCGGCACGCTGTACCGGGAGGACGGCGACGGCCAGCCTCGACGGCTGGGCCAGACCCGCATGGAGCACACGATCGAGATCGATGCCTCGAACGATGTCGTGATGGGCTACGCGGCGTCGCCCGAGCATTGGCCGCAATGGCATCCGTCGTCGCTGGCGATCCGGGTCGGCGCGGGGCCGCAGCCGGCCGGGGCGCATTTTTCCGAAGACATCCATGCCGGCGGCCGGCGCGGCCAGCTGAGCTGGCGCGTGCGGGCCTACCGGCCCGGTGAGCACTGGAGCGCCGAGGCGCGCGGCAATCACGGCCTGTCGCTGCTAGTGGATTACGACTGCTGGCCGGCAGGCGATCACCCCGCCCGTACCGTATTCCGCCGCCGGCTCGAATACCGGCTCCCGGGCCTGGGCTGGCGCCTGTACAACGCCCTGGTCGCCAGGCGGCGGGTGGAGCGGGAGTCGCGCCTGTCGCTGCAGCAATTGAAGGCATGCGTCGAGTCGGTGGAGCGTCGGGACGAGGGCGGCCGGGCCTGAAGGACGGTGCTTTCAGCCGCGTGACTTTCGCAGTGCGATCAGGGGCAGGTTTTGACGTGAAGCTTGGCGGAAGCGGTGAGATTCGAACTCACGGTAGGCTCGCACCTACGGCGGTTTTCAAGACCGCTGCCTTAAACCACTCGGCCACGCTTCCGGTTCGGGATGTTCCGCAGGCTGCCGCAAGGTCCGGCCACGGCAGCTCGAAACGGTCGCGGATGCTACCGCAAGCACGCATCTTTGACCATGCCCGGCCCCGTCAGGCTTGAAACTTCGCGCGATTGACGTAATCTCAGCCCTGATCGGATTCACAAGGAGGATCGCGCCATGCAATGGCAAACCCAGACCGCTGACTATTCCTACGGCAAGGACCTTGCCGTCGACCGCAACAAGGTGCTGCGCAACACCTACCTGCTGCTCGCGCTCACCATGATCCCGACCACGATCGGCGCGCTGATCGGTGTGTCGATGCACTTCATGCTGCGCGGCTGGGTCGGCCCGCTGCTGTTCCTCGGCGTCAGCTTCGGCGCCTTCTTCGCCATCGAGAAGACCAAGCAGAGCGCGCTCGGCGTGGTGCTGCTGCTGGCCTACACCGGCTTCATGGGCCTGTGGCTGTCGCAATATCTGCAGGTCGCGCTGCGGTTCGGCAACGGCGGCCAGCTGATCGCCACCGCAGCCGGCGGCACGGCGGCGATCTTCTTCACGCTGGCCGGCATCGCGACGGTGACCAAGAAGGATTTCTCCTTCATGGGCAAGTTCCTGTTCGTCGGCATGGTGATCCTGCTCCTGGCGGCCATCGCCAACATCTTCCTGGCGATCCCGGCGCTCACGCTGACCATCTCGGCCGTCGCCGTGCTGATCTTCTCGGCCTACATCCTCTACGACGTGAGCCAGATCGTGAACGGCGGCCAGACCAACTACGTGTCGGCCACGCTGCAGCTCTACCTCGACATCTACAACGTCTTCGTCAGCCTGCTGAACCT is a genomic window of Chitinimonas koreensis containing:
- the bsrA gene encoding LysR family transcriptional regulator BsrA, which produces MNLKLHQLDMNLLRVFDALVQEGNLTRAAQRLHMSQPAVSNALARLRRQLDEPLFVRTARGLTPTAAAQALHGPVRTALRLLQDALAPPPAFDPASAGQRFSVAMNDYAQCALLPSLLARMRSQAPGVTLHIRPDAADDLPTQLAAGSLDLAIDYLHFDSPELSYAPLLEEQLVVIARRGHPAMADGRLGMAGYAAAEHVTFPDRAGRGSPLEIVLGSAKLRRRSGLCVPSYMCIPAVVATSDLLGTVPLRLARQFAALPIVSAPLPLAMPPLQVSLIWHHGRDADGGLQWLRRQIADTVAALTAQG
- a CDS encoding sterol desaturase/SRPBCC family protein, with the translated sequence MVSHASAPVARHDVAGFRARYRAGVSRRYNPWLHGGFVLAYGLACIAWLWSQAGAPLRGSDLLALPAALVLANLGEYLVHARLGHRKTRLGKLFYQRHTGDHHSFFAEDAMPPESPFDWRVILFPPWLIVLVSLAVVLPAWMALRRFDANFAALFAGMLMASYLLYEFVHACEHLPEGHPLARLPGIPQMRRLHALHHRHGLMRDHNLNIVFPLMDWLFGTLYREDGDGQPRRLGQTRMEHTIEIDASNDVVMGYAASPEHWPQWHPSSLAIRVGAGPQPAGAHFSEDIHAGGRRGQLSWRVRAYRPGEHWSAEARGNHGLSLLVDYDCWPAGDHPARTVFRRRLEYRLPGLGWRLYNALVARRRVERESRLSLQQLKACVESVERRDEGGRA
- a CDS encoding Bax inhibitor-1/YccA family protein; amino-acid sequence: MQWQTQTADYSYGKDLAVDRNKVLRNTYLLLALTMIPTTIGALIGVSMHFMLRGWVGPLLFLGVSFGAFFAIEKTKQSALGVVLLLAYTGFMGLWLSQYLQVALRFGNGGQLIATAAGGTAAIFFTLAGIATVTKKDFSFMGKFLFVGMVILLLAAIANIFLAIPALTLTISAVAVLIFSAYILYDVSQIVNGGQTNYVSATLQLYLDIYNVFVSLLNLLMAFSGDRE